Sequence from the Aedes albopictus strain Foshan unplaced genomic scaffold, AalbF5 HiC_scaffold_470, whole genome shotgun sequence genome:
GCTATGCTTCCGGAAGTAGTTTTGTTGAGAATCTTATTCTTATGGTTCTCATCCAGCATGTCAAGCTTTGTCCCGATGACCAGTATTGGAATCTGAGAATTTTTAAActaaaaattattttttattacacaCGTGCCGATTGCCGCCTTTTAACACAATTACCTGAGTTGACCCAAGAAACTGCTCCGGATCAATGTCGAGGGCATCTCCACCCTTGATAACGTCCTTCCCGTCCTTATTCAAAATCTCTATTAGCCAGCGCTGCAGATTCTCGTGACTCTTCTTGTTCGTCAGATCATGCACCAAGATAATGCCGTGTGTTGGAGTGTAGAACACTCCTCTGGTGTTTTTGTGACTGATCGATCCACCAACGTCCCACAGCTCTATGAAGAATGTATTCTGCGAAGGAGTGCCTTCCTTATACTCGTGAAGTTTCACTTCGACGGCACAGCCGACAGTCCATCCCGGTGAGGTCAATGGCTCATTATTTGCTATTAAATGTGTTAACGAAGTCTTTCCAACACctgcaaaaataagaaataaCTCTTAATTGGTGTAAAGAAATTGAAGAAAGGCAATG
This genomic interval carries:
- the LOC109422853 gene encoding rab-like protein 3 isoform X2 — protein: MAAIDKVRVLVVGDSGVGKTSLTHLIANNEPLTSPGWTVGCAVEVKLHEYKEGTPSQNTFFIELWDVGGSISHKNTRGVFYTPTHGIILVHDLTNKKSHENLQRWLIEILNKDGKDVIKGGDALDIDPEQFLGSTQIPILVIGTKLDMLDENHKNKILNKTTSGSIAEQCGADEICLNSHEARSLAAGTTDSVKLSRFFDKVIERKYYSRDTGRKYAGSYNPSLPGQFSTFSAAPQPSLYTQTSSETIA
- the LOC109422853 gene encoding rab-like protein 3 isoform X1, encoding MAAIDKVRVLVVGDSGVGKTSLTHLIANNEPLTSPGWTVGCAVEVKLHEYKEGTPSQNTFFIELWDVGGSISHKNTRGVFYTPTHGIILVHDLTNKKSHENLQRWLIEILNKDGKDVIKGGDALDIDPEQFLGSTQFKNSQIPILVIGTKLDMLDENHKNKILNKTTSGSIAEQCGADEICLNSHEARSLAAGTTDSVKLSRFFDKVIERKYYSRDTGRKYAGSYNPSLPGQFSTFSAAPQPSLYTQTSSETIA